The Candidatus Binatus sp. genome has a segment encoding these proteins:
- a CDS encoding arsenite methyltransferase — MSNESIREKVREEYAQAALRVANKGGGACCGSAAPAGNPITSNLYADADSATVPAEAMAASLGCGNPTALAALKPGETVLDLGSGGGIDVLLSARRVGPAGKAYGLDMTDEMLALARENQRKAGVENVEFLKGEIEHIPLPDNSVDVIISNCVINLSSDKDRVLSEAFRVLKPGGRFAVSDVVVRGEVPAEIRRSVESWIGCIAGALEESEYRAKLAASGFSSIEVEPTRVYAAADAAEFLRSANLDPEKVAPLIDGKFMSAFVRAQKPTLQ; from the coding sequence ATGAGCAACGAATCAATAAGAGAGAAAGTCAGAGAGGAGTACGCGCAGGCGGCGCTGAGGGTTGCGAACAAGGGCGGCGGCGCCTGTTGCGGTTCGGCTGCGCCGGCGGGAAATCCGATCACGTCGAATCTCTATGCCGACGCCGACAGCGCGACGGTGCCTGCGGAGGCGATGGCGGCCTCGCTCGGATGCGGCAATCCGACGGCGTTGGCTGCGCTGAAGCCCGGTGAAACCGTGCTCGACTTGGGCTCGGGCGGCGGAATCGACGTGTTGCTCTCGGCGCGTCGCGTCGGCCCGGCTGGAAAGGCGTATGGACTCGACATGACCGACGAAATGCTGGCGCTCGCGCGCGAGAATCAGCGCAAGGCGGGCGTCGAGAACGTCGAGTTTCTGAAGGGCGAGATCGAGCATATTCCGCTGCCCGACAATTCCGTCGATGTGATCATCTCGAACTGCGTGATCAACCTTTCGAGCGACAAGGATCGCGTACTGAGCGAAGCGTTTCGCGTGCTGAAGCCGGGCGGACGATTCGCGGTGTCGGATGTCGTGGTGCGCGGCGAGGTGCCGGCGGAAATACGGCGCAGCGTCGAGTCGTGGATCGGATGTATCGCGGGCGCATTGGAGGAATCCGAGTATCGCGCGAAACTGGCGGCATCCGGCTTCAGCTCGATCGAGGTTGAACCGACGCGAGTCTATGCGGCCGCCGACGCGGCGGAGTTTTTGCGGAGCGCGAACCTCGATCCCGAGAAAGTGGCGCCGCTGATCGACGGCAAGTTCATGAGCGCTTTCGTGCGCGCGCAGAAGCCCACTCTTCAGTAG
- a CDS encoding helix-turn-helix transcriptional regulator translates to MEPYVSQLGALGQSGRLEIFRLLVRDGPQGRCVDEIKRRVEMPGSTLSHHLDALTRCGLLAARRSGRFIYYSVNWAKTAKLIRFLTEDCCADLHKAFDVAGSDAASSKRKRRDGKN, encoded by the coding sequence ATGGAACCGTACGTATCGCAGCTCGGGGCGCTCGGACAGTCGGGGCGGCTCGAGATCTTCCGCCTGCTGGTTCGCGACGGACCGCAGGGACGCTGCGTCGATGAAATCAAGCGGCGGGTCGAGATGCCGGGCTCGACGCTGTCTCATCATCTGGACGCGCTGACGCGATGCGGTCTTTTGGCGGCGCGGCGCTCGGGCCGATTTATTTACTACTCGGTGAACTGGGCCAAGACCGCAAAGTTGATTCGCTTCCTGACCGAGGACTGCTGCGCCGACCTGCATAAGGCGTTCGACGTGGCTGGAAGCGACGCGGCGTCATCGAAGCGGAAGCGTCGAGATGGCAAAAACTGA
- a CDS encoding thiol-disulfide oxidoreductase DCC family protein translates to MSARPTTSSGKAAPGKLAILFDGSCEMCRSGAEGFEKFDNSGTIEPLDLNDPNARAKFPDLKLENLIEELHAVDDRGRVYRGARAINEILRRQRGLKGLLAYLWYVPPFAWLADRQYKRIAATRYQRNASGRMKTPAV, encoded by the coding sequence ATGAGCGCCAGGCCGACAACGTCGAGCGGCAAAGCGGCGCCGGGGAAACTCGCGATCCTGTTCGACGGGTCGTGCGAGATGTGCCGCAGCGGCGCCGAGGGTTTTGAGAAGTTCGACAACTCGGGAACGATCGAGCCGCTCGATCTCAACGATCCGAACGCACGCGCAAAATTCCCCGACCTGAAGCTCGAAAATCTAATCGAGGAACTGCACGCGGTGGACGATCGCGGGCGCGTGTATCGCGGCGCGCGCGCGATCAATGAAATCCTGCGGCGGCAGCGCGGGCTTAAGGGCCTGCTCGCCTATCTTTGGTACGTCCCGCCCTTCGCGTGGCTCGCGGATCGGCAGTACAAGCGAATCGCGGCGACGAGATATCAGCGCAACGCGAGCGGCCGGATGAAGACGCCGGCGGTTTAG
- a CDS encoding alpha-isopropylmalate synthase regulatory domain-containing protein: protein MSVERQVDFYDAEPPQASRELAILRASRDYVAPFEIVRRRVIDDVHEGKMTVDATIVIRIGNVEETEAASGVGVVHALDVALRKALLKYFPYLDSVIVAETYTHATGASTEADVVSVKKFTDGQLQWTTLAKSANTVEAGWVSLLDGYEWRIYTENMKQRRSGANPRLSQR from the coding sequence ATGAGTGTAGAACGGCAGGTTGATTTCTACGATGCGGAGCCGCCCCAGGCTTCGCGCGAGCTAGCCATATTAAGAGCTTCCCGCGACTACGTGGCGCCCTTCGAGATCGTGCGGCGGCGCGTGATCGACGACGTTCACGAAGGCAAAATGACGGTCGATGCGACGATCGTGATACGAATCGGCAACGTCGAAGAGACCGAAGCGGCGTCGGGCGTCGGCGTGGTTCACGCGCTCGACGTGGCGCTCCGGAAGGCGCTGCTCAAGTATTTTCCGTACCTCGATTCGGTGATCGTCGCCGAGACTTACACGCACGCGACGGGCGCGTCGACCGAAGCCGATGTGGTGTCGGTGAAGAAGTTCACTGACGGCCAATTGCAATGGACGACGCTCGCGAAATCGGCGAACACGGTCGAGGCGGGATGGGTCTCGCTGCTCGACGGCTACGAGTGGCGAATCTACACCGAGAATATGAAGCAGCGCCGGAGCGGCGCGAATCCGCGGCTCTCGCAGCGGTAG